In Paracoccaceae bacterium Fryx2, a single genomic region encodes these proteins:
- a CDS encoding ABC transporter ATP-binding protein has protein sequence MALEFIGVSRQVEGRMHIQPTDLVLEGGTMNVLLGPTLSGKTSLMRLMAGLDAPTTGRILWNGADVTGMRVQGRKVAMVYQQFINYPAMTVYDNIASPLRLMRKTTAEIDRAVQATAEMLKLTPMLGRKPLELSGGQQQRCALARALVKNAGLVLLDEPLANLDYKLREELRAEIPRIFEASGAIFVYATTEPEEALLLGGRTATLWEGRITQFGPTPQVYRMPTDATTARVFSDPPMNFLSCFKQGHRMNFGDTANAPADGPFAALPDGRYTAGFRANHLELNRHSGDAVQLSCRLAVTEITGSETYLHLDHGPDRWVGLVHGVHDLAPGSALTVWLDPAHVYLFDQSGALVAPAAYASAA, from the coding sequence ATGGCGCTGGAATTCATCGGGGTCTCGCGGCAGGTCGAAGGGCGGATGCACATCCAGCCGACCGATCTGGTGCTGGAAGGCGGCACGATGAACGTGCTGCTGGGCCCCACCCTGTCTGGCAAGACCTCGCTGATGCGGCTGATGGCGGGGCTCGATGCGCCCACCACCGGGCGCATCCTGTGGAACGGTGCCGATGTCACCGGAATGCGCGTGCAGGGCCGCAAGGTGGCGATGGTCTACCAGCAGTTCATCAACTACCCGGCAATGACGGTTTACGACAACATCGCCTCGCCGCTGCGCCTGATGCGCAAGACCACAGCCGAGATCGACCGCGCGGTGCAGGCCACCGCCGAGATGCTGAAGCTGACCCCGATGCTGGGGCGCAAACCGCTGGAGCTTTCGGGCGGGCAGCAGCAGCGCTGCGCCCTGGCCCGCGCGCTGGTCAAGAACGCGGGCCTCGTGCTGCTGGACGAACCGCTGGCCAACCTCGACTACAAGCTGCGCGAGGAACTGCGCGCCGAGATTCCGCGCATTTTCGAGGCATCGGGCGCGATCTTCGTCTATGCCACCACCGAACCCGAAGAGGCGCTCCTGCTGGGCGGCCGCACCGCAACCCTGTGGGAGGGCCGCATCACCCAGTTCGGCCCGACGCCGCAGGTTTACCGCATGCCCACCGACGCCACCACGGCGCGGGTGTTTTCCGACCCGCCGATGAACTTCCTGTCGTGCTTCAAGCAGGGCCACCGGATGAATTTCGGCGATACCGCCAATGCGCCCGCCGACGGCCCTTTTGCCGCCCTGCCCGATGGCCGCTACACCGCCGGCTTCCGCGCCAACCATCTGGAACTGAACCGCCATTCCGGCGATGCGGTGCAGCTTTCCTGCCGCCTGGCGGTGACAGAGATCACCGGGTCCGAAACCTACCTGCACCTCGATCATGGCCCCGACCGCTGGGTGGGGCTGGTGCATGGGGTGCATGATCTGGCGCCGGGGTC
- the glpD gene encoding glycerol-3-phosphate dehydrogenase, which translates to MSPTDARSATVDLFIIGGGINGCGIARDAAGRGLRVALAEMGDLAQATSSASTKLFHGGLRYLEYFEFRLVREALQERETLLVAMPHISWPMRFVLPYHADMRFEGATPMARMLARLMPWTRGRRPAWLIRLGLFLYDNLGGRKILPAARTLDLRQDPAGRALQPRFEHAFEYSDCWVEDSRLVVLNARDAEARGAQVMVGTRVTSATRESGLWRVVTQGPEGRAEHLARALVNAGGPWVEDIIRNVARINSAEGVRLVRGSHIVTRRLFDHDRCYFFQGADGRIIFAIPYEQDFTLIGTTDHDHQGAPGTAVCTDEEQDYLCAFASDYFARPVTRADIVWTYSGVRPLYNDGAKSATAATRDYVLSLDGNGAPLLNVFGGKITTYRRLAESALDKLAPFFPQAKGPWTARVAMPGGDFPHDGVAALTAALRTAYPFLTAAWAARLIRAYGTEARTVLGAAATQADLGRDFGATLTESELRWLMTREYARCAADVVWRRSKLGLRLDADQIARIDVWMSQAKMHGAVSPAAE; encoded by the coding sequence GTGAGCCCGACGGACGCAAGATCGGCCACGGTCGATCTTTTCATCATCGGCGGCGGGATCAACGGCTGCGGCATCGCCCGCGACGCGGCCGGGCGCGGGCTCAGGGTTGCGCTGGCGGAAATGGGCGATCTGGCGCAGGCCACCTCCAGCGCCTCGACCAAGCTGTTTCACGGCGGGCTGCGCTATCTGGAGTATTTCGAGTTCCGTCTGGTGCGCGAGGCGCTGCAGGAACGCGAAACCCTGCTGGTCGCCATGCCGCATATCAGCTGGCCGATGCGCTTCGTGCTGCCCTATCACGCCGACATGCGCTTCGAAGGGGCCACCCCGATGGCCCGGATGCTGGCGCGCCTGATGCCCTGGACCCGCGGCCGCCGCCCGGCCTGGCTGATCCGGCTGGGCCTGTTCCTTTACGACAACCTCGGCGGCCGCAAGATCCTGCCCGCCGCGCGCACGCTCGATCTGCGCCAGGATCCGGCCGGGCGGGCCTTGCAGCCCAGGTTCGAACATGCGTTCGAGTATTCCGATTGCTGGGTCGAGGATTCCCGCCTTGTGGTGCTGAATGCCCGCGACGCCGAGGCGCGCGGGGCACAGGTGATGGTGGGCACCCGCGTCACCTCTGCCACCCGCGAGTCGGGCCTGTGGCGCGTGGTCACCCAAGGCCCCGAGGGTCGCGCCGAGCATCTGGCCCGCGCGCTGGTCAATGCCGGCGGGCCGTGGGTCGAGGACATCATCCGCAACGTCGCGCGGATCAATTCGGCCGAAGGCGTGCGGCTGGTGCGCGGCAGCCATATCGTGACCCGTCGGCTGTTCGACCATGACCGCTGCTACTTCTTTCAGGGTGCCGATGGCCGGATCATCTTCGCCATTCCATACGAGCAGGATTTCACCCTGATCGGCACCACCGACCACGACCATCAGGGCGCGCCCGGAACGGCCGTCTGCACCGATGAGGAGCAGGACTATCTTTGCGCCTTCGCCTCGGACTACTTCGCCCGCCCAGTCACCCGCGCCGACATCGTGTGGACGTATTCCGGCGTGCGCCCGCTGTATAATGACGGCGCGAAATCGGCGACAGCGGCCACGCGCGACTATGTGCTGTCGCTGGACGGGAACGGCGCGCCGCTGCTGAACGTGTTCGGCGGCAAGATCACCACCTACCGGCGGCTGGCGGAAAGTGCGCTGGACAAGCTCGCCCCGTTCTTTCCGCAGGCCAAGGGGCCGTGGACGGCACGGGTGGCGATGCCCGGCGGTGACTTCCCGCACGACGGCGTGGCCGCGCTGACCGCCGCCTTGCGCACAGCCTATCCGTTTCTGACTGCCGCCTGGGCCGCGCGGCTGATCCGCGCCTATGGCACCGAGGCGCGTACCGTGCTGGGCGCGGCGGCCACGCAGGCCGACCTTGGCCGCGACTTCGGTGCCACCTTGACCGAATCCGAACTTCGTTGGCTGATGACCCGCGAATACGCACGTTGTGCCGCAGATGTGGTGTGGCGGCGCAGCAAGCTGGGGCTGCGGCTTGACGCCGACCAGATCGCAAGGATCGACGTCTGGATGTCGCAGGCGAAAATGCACGGGGCTGTCAGCCCCGCAGCGGAATAG
- a CDS encoding DeoR/GlpR family DNA-binding transcription regulator, giving the protein MALSFRQVEILEIARSEGRVVVEVLAERFGVTLQTIRRDLTDLAEAGHLDRVHGGAVFRTGVSNIGYEERRRMNEAAKAAIGRRCAQAIPDNCSMILNLGTTTEAVARELLNHRQITVVTNNMNVANILVANDSCEIMVAGGGLRRSDGGLVGDLTTEFIEQFKVDFAIIGTSALDRDGDLLDFDLAEVRVSKAIIRQSRKTYLVTDASKIDRSAPVRLASLAEIDALFTDAALPGDLMRRCAEWGTAVHVADPRGNPA; this is encoded by the coding sequence GTGGCGCTCAGTTTCCGGCAGGTGGAGATTCTGGAAATTGCGCGGTCCGAAGGCCGTGTCGTGGTCGAGGTGCTGGCCGAACGGTTCGGCGTCACCTTGCAGACCATCCGCCGCGACCTGACCGACCTGGCCGAAGCCGGGCATCTGGACCGGGTGCATGGCGGCGCGGTGTTCCGCACCGGCGTCAGCAACATCGGCTACGAGGAACGCCGCCGGATGAACGAGGCCGCCAAGGCCGCCATCGGGCGGCGCTGCGCGCAGGCCATTCCCGACAACTGTTCGATGATCCTGAACCTTGGCACCACGACCGAAGCGGTGGCGCGCGAATTGCTGAACCATCGCCAGATCACCGTGGTGACCAACAACATGAACGTCGCCAACATCCTTGTCGCCAATGACAGCTGCGAGATCATGGTGGCCGGGGGCGGGTTGCGGCGGTCGGATGGCGGGCTGGTCGGTGACCTCACGACCGAGTTCATCGAGCAGTTCAAGGTCGATTTCGCCATCATCGGCACCTCGGCGCTGGACCGAGACGGCGACCTGCTGGATTTCGATCTGGCCGAGGTGCGGGTGTCGAAGGCGATCATCCGGCAATCGCGCAAGACGTATCTTGTCACCGACGCGTCGAAGATCGACCGCTCTGCCCCGGTGCGGCTGGCCTCGCTGGCCGAGATCGACGCGCTGTTCACCGACGCGGCCCTGCCGGGCGATCTGATGCGGCGCTGCGCCGAATGGGGCACTGCGGTGCATGTGGCCGACCCCCGCGGCAACCCGGCCTAG
- the hisD gene encoding histidinol dehydrogenase, translating into MTSTPAAFPGVSWLKAPAQGSGTGMASIEGLVTEILTAVRERGDVAVRAFSARFDGVAPEAFEVSMADRLAAVAELDPQTRADTEFAIANVQAFAAAQLATILPLEVEPLPGVFMGHRVIPIQTVGCYVPGGRFPLLSAPIMTIVPAKVAGVDQVIACLPPNAHRAMIAGCHLSGADRIFRIGGAQAIAAMAYGTETVPPVNKIVGPGNAYVNEAKRQVFGPVGIDQLAGPSEIYILADATGDAAMIATDLLAQAEHDVRTRVGLITTHAPLAAAVRAEVEAQLATLSTAATAGPAWRDQGEIAICADEATMIAYSDHIAAEHLQVHTLDAMGFSRKLRNYGSLFIGELASVVYSDKCSGTNHTLPTMAAGRYTGGLWVGAYVKIATHQWLTPQGVQAVAPPAARQSASEGLEGHRRAAQLRLDRLQRG; encoded by the coding sequence ATGACATCGACTCCCGCCGCCTTCCCCGGTGTTTCCTGGCTGAAGGCCCCCGCGCAAGGCTCCGGGACGGGGATGGCCTCGATCGAGGGGCTGGTCACCGAGATCCTGACCGCCGTGCGCGAGCGGGGCGACGTTGCGGTGCGCGCCTTTTCGGCACGGTTCGACGGCGTGGCCCCCGAGGCGTTCGAGGTGTCGATGGCCGACCGGCTGGCGGCGGTGGCAGAGCTTGACCCCCAGACCCGCGCCGATACCGAATTCGCCATTGCCAACGTGCAGGCCTTTGCCGCCGCCCAGCTTGCCACAATCCTGCCGCTTGAGGTGGAGCCGCTGCCCGGCGTGTTCATGGGGCATCGGGTGATCCCGATCCAGACCGTGGGCTGCTATGTGCCGGGCGGGCGCTTCCCGCTGCTGTCGGCGCCGATCATGACCATCGTGCCGGCCAAGGTGGCGGGAGTGGATCAGGTGATCGCCTGCCTGCCACCCAACGCACACCGCGCGATGATCGCAGGATGCCACCTGTCGGGCGCCGACCGGATATTCCGCATCGGCGGCGCGCAGGCCATTGCCGCCATGGCCTATGGCACCGAAACCGTGCCGCCGGTGAACAAGATCGTCGGGCCGGGCAACGCCTACGTGAACGAGGCCAAGCGGCAGGTTTTCGGCCCGGTGGGAATCGACCAGCTTGCCGGGCCGTCCGAGATCTACATCCTTGCCGATGCCACCGGCGACGCGGCGATGATCGCGACCGACCTGCTGGCGCAGGCGGAACACGACGTGCGAACAAGGGTCGGGCTGATCACCACCCATGCGCCGCTGGCCGCTGCCGTTCGGGCCGAGGTCGAGGCGCAGCTTGCCACGCTGTCCACCGCCGCAACGGCTGGCCCGGCGTGGCGCGACCAGGGAGAGATTGCCATCTGCGCCGACGAGGCCACGATGATCGCCTATTCCGACCATATTGCCGCCGAGCATCTGCAGGTTCACACGCTGGACGCGATGGGCTTTTCGCGCAAGCTGCGCAACTACGGCTCGCTGTTCATCGGCGAACTGGCGTCGGTGGTCTATTCCGACAAATGCTCGGGCACCAATCACACGCTGCCGACCATGGCGGCGGGACGCTATACCGGGGGGCTGTGGGTCGGGGCCTATGTGAAGATCGCGACGCATCAGTGGCTGACGCCGCAGGGTGTGCAGGCCGTGGCCCCGCCCGCCGCGCGGCAAAGCGCGTCCGAGGGGCTGGAAGGTCACCGCCGCGCCGCGCAACTCCGGCTGGACCGGCTGCAGCGGGGCTGA
- a CDS encoding radical SAM protein, producing the protein MAKFYSARSRIIPPLPWQTFALPFSLGLSCNYACSYCNQAFQIADATVSKLVDVEHFLVQLDGWITDAPESIELWGGEPFLYWAKIRRLIPALAERFPAARFSIITNGSLLSREKLNFIAAYDIAITISHDGPGQHLRGPDPLADPETRRWIEALLTERPDKTSFNAVLTRTHHDLGALKAWFADKVGPDVFVGLEGVVNVYDAATAIGTGRFEPAQLNSLTRSIFEALVEDPNAFGLGARLDEFYASIQRRRPIDALGQKCGMDREDTIAVDLRGNVMTCQNTGAKGAHKIGHVEAFDAIALNTATHFAFRPECMACPVVQLCKGSCMFLEGDFFAQSCANEFAFNFGVMMAAIWHLTGMVVVGVSASTETPAEATDD; encoded by the coding sequence GTGGCAAAGTTTTACTCTGCCCGCAGCAGGATTATCCCGCCACTTCCGTGGCAAACTTTTGCACTGCCGTTCTCACTGGGTCTGTCGTGCAACTACGCCTGCAGCTATTGCAATCAGGCGTTCCAGATTGCGGATGCTACGGTCTCGAAACTGGTAGATGTTGAGCACTTTCTGGTCCAGCTCGACGGCTGGATCACTGATGCCCCGGAAAGCATTGAACTTTGGGGCGGCGAGCCGTTTCTCTACTGGGCCAAGATCAGGCGGCTGATCCCGGCGCTGGCGGAGCGGTTCCCGGCGGCACGCTTCTCCATTATTACCAACGGCTCGCTTTTGAGCCGCGAAAAGCTCAACTTCATCGCGGCCTATGACATTGCCATCACGATCTCGCATGACGGGCCCGGCCAGCATTTGCGCGGGCCTGATCCGCTCGCGGATCCGGAGACGCGCCGCTGGATTGAGGCTTTGCTGACTGAGCGCCCGGACAAGACGTCCTTCAATGCGGTGCTGACACGCACGCATCATGATCTTGGTGCGCTCAAGGCTTGGTTCGCCGACAAGGTTGGCCCGGATGTCTTCGTAGGGCTGGAAGGTGTGGTGAATGTCTATGACGCAGCGACCGCCATTGGGACGGGGCGTTTTGAGCCTGCGCAGTTGAACAGCCTCACGAGGTCAATCTTTGAGGCGCTGGTCGAGGATCCAAACGCCTTTGGCCTAGGCGCACGCCTTGACGAGTTCTACGCTTCCATCCAGCGACGCCGCCCAATCGACGCGCTTGGCCAGAAATGCGGGATGGACCGCGAAGACACCATCGCCGTCGATCTGCGCGGCAATGTCATGACCTGTCAGAACACCGGGGCCAAGGGGGCGCATAAAATTGGTCATGTGGAGGCGTTTGATGCGATCGCACTCAATACTGCCACCCATTTTGCCTTCCGCCCCGAATGCATGGCCTGCCCGGTTGTCCAGCTCTGCAAAGGGTCCTGCATGTTTCTTGAGGGCGACTTCTTCGCCCAGTCCTGCGCCAATGAGTTTGCGTTTAACTTCGGCGTCATGATGGCCGCGATTTGGCATCTGACGGGGATGGTGGTGGTTGGGGTTTCTGCTTCAACAGAAACACCCGCCGAGGCCACGGACGATTGA
- a CDS encoding IS5 family transposase: MPHKLNDAWRHKFKKKRYRISNWPQYNESLRQRGDVTVWLSPEVEAAWRAERRKTRGGQPVYSDLAITVCLTLGIVYKQPLRQTEGFVRSLVKLIGVDLPVPDYSTFSRRGTGLTLPIRSRAEKDGPVHLVVDSTGLKIFGEGEWLENKHKTKPRRKSWRKLHLGLDLVSGDIVCSDLTKDDVGDPTALPDLLDQIDADVTRFIADGAYDGDPTSALLAERFGTAVEIIIPPPKTAILSPNADDNPTLRDQRITVITTRGRMAWQRSSGYNQRSRGETVMGRWKAVIGPKLKARSFPNQKTEAKIGTHILNKMTGLGHAKFEVIT, from the coding sequence ATGCCGCACAAATTAAATGACGCGTGGCGTCACAAGTTTAAGAAGAAGCGGTATCGGATTTCGAACTGGCCGCAGTATAATGAAAGCCTGCGCCAGCGCGGCGATGTAACGGTTTGGTTGAGCCCCGAGGTAGAAGCTGCATGGCGTGCAGAGCGCCGCAAGACACGGGGTGGCCAGCCGGTCTATTCTGATCTGGCAATCACGGTCTGTTTGACACTTGGCATCGTTTACAAGCAGCCACTTCGTCAGACTGAAGGGTTTGTGCGGAGCCTTGTCAAGCTCATTGGTGTGGATTTGCCTGTGCCTGATTACTCGACCTTTTCACGTCGTGGGACTGGGCTGACCTTGCCGATCAGATCGCGTGCTGAAAAGGATGGCCCGGTCCATCTCGTCGTGGACAGCACCGGTCTGAAGATCTTTGGCGAAGGCGAATGGCTGGAGAATAAGCACAAAACAAAGCCCAGACGCAAATCCTGGCGCAAGCTACACCTTGGGTTAGACCTTGTCAGTGGTGACATCGTTTGTTCGGATTTGACCAAGGACGATGTGGGTGATCCGACTGCCTTGCCTGATCTTCTGGACCAGATTGACGCGGATGTGACCCGGTTCATAGCTGACGGCGCCTATGATGGCGACCCCACCAGCGCCCTGCTCGCAGAGCGGTTTGGTACTGCCGTGGAGATCATCATCCCGCCTCCGAAGACTGCGATTTTGAGCCCCAATGCGGATGACAATCCAACGCTTCGCGACCAGCGCATCACCGTCATAACCACTCGTGGTCGCATGGCCTGGCAGCGGAGCAGCGGATACAATCAGCGCAGTCGAGGAGAGACCGTAATGGGCCGTTGGAAGGCAGTCATCGGCCCCAAACTGAAAGCGCGCAGCTTTCCCAACCAAAAGACAGAAGCCAAGATTGGCACCCACATTCTCAATAAAATGACCGGGCTTGGCCACGCCAAGTTCGAGGTCATCACTTGA
- a CDS encoding plasmid partitioning protein RepB C-terminal domain-containing protein, translating to MIKPDPDAPGFLLLDGNLRVLALKELGQDTAPCLIAKDFETYTYNHRINRLSTVQEHYMLRRAIDKGVSKERLARAFNVNLSTINSRINLLHGICPKAVELLQDHQFTPDVTRHLRKMKAARQIEAVELMIAANTITSAHADALLKATPPEQRNDYTPPRPEQPQGDPLEQIVRLEREMSQVQEKYKHAEDNYGSELLNLVVAKGYLKKVMENEAVRSYVARHAVEILEQFDLVLNTLSMEEAVEQAERQELGAAGQNDAPQDVQAGSGRQGEAGDQLVEQE from the coding sequence GTGATCAAGCCCGATCCTGATGCGCCAGGGTTTCTGCTGCTCGATGGCAACCTGCGCGTGCTGGCGCTGAAGGAACTCGGTCAGGACACGGCACCCTGCCTGATTGCCAAGGATTTCGAGACCTACACCTACAACCACCGGATCAATCGGCTTTCAACGGTGCAGGAACATTACATGCTGCGCCGCGCCATCGACAAAGGCGTCAGTAAGGAACGGCTGGCCCGCGCCTTCAACGTCAACCTGTCGACGATCAACAGCCGGATCAACCTGCTGCACGGCATTTGCCCTAAGGCGGTGGAACTCTTGCAGGACCATCAGTTCACGCCGGATGTGACCCGGCACCTGCGCAAGATGAAAGCCGCCAGGCAGATCGAGGCGGTCGAGCTGATGATTGCGGCCAACACGATCACCTCTGCCCATGCGGACGCCCTCCTTAAGGCGACCCCGCCGGAACAGCGCAACGATTACACCCCACCCCGGCCGGAGCAACCACAGGGCGACCCGCTAGAGCAAATCGTCAGGCTCGAACGTGAGATGAGCCAAGTGCAGGAAAAGTACAAACATGCCGAAGATAATTACGGCTCGGAGTTGCTGAACCTCGTGGTTGCCAAGGGCTATCTGAAAAAGGTGATGGAAAACGAAGCCGTCCGCTCCTATGTGGCCCGCCACGCGGTAGAAATCCTCGAGCAATTTGATCTGGTTTTGAACACGCTCAGCATGGAGGAGGCGGTTGAACAGGCGGAACGGCAGGAATTGGGGGCTGCAGGGCAAAACGACGCGCCACAGGACGTACAGGCGGGTTCAGGTCGTCAAGGCGAGGCGGGTGACCAGCTTGTGGAACAGGAGTGA
- a CDS encoding MarR family EPS-associated transcriptional regulator — protein MTSKRSKLQEDTHFRVLRLLQDNPEMSQRELAVAVGVSVGGMHYVINALIDKGFVKLGNFTAAEDKRRYAYVLTPQGIARKAALTRAFLTRKMEEYEALKEEIEALSSELYGSSVPKTQ, from the coding sequence ATGACCAGTAAACGCAGCAAGCTCCAGGAAGACACGCATTTCCGCGTCCTTCGGCTTCTTCAGGACAACCCTGAAATGTCACAGCGCGAACTGGCTGTGGCTGTTGGGGTGAGCGTTGGCGGAATGCACTACGTGATCAATGCCCTGATTGACAAGGGCTTTGTGAAACTGGGAAATTTCACCGCTGCAGAAGACAAGCGGCGGTATGCCTACGTTTTGACGCCACAGGGTATTGCACGGAAGGCCGCGCTGACGCGAGCATTCCTGACGCGGAAGATGGAAGAATACGAGGCGCTTAAAGAAGAAATTGAAGCGCTGAGTTCCGAATTGTATGGCTCGTCAGTTCCCAAAACGCAGTAG
- the wecB gene encoding UDP-N-acetylglucosamine 2-epimerase (non-hydrolyzing), with product MKKILMVFGTRPEAIKMAPVYEALKKTPGLNVRVAVTGQHREMLDQVLQLFGIVPDYDLNVMKPGQGLTEITASVLAGLKPILEEFSPDLMLVHGDTTTTLSASLAAYYQQIAVGHVEAGLRTGDIYSPWPEEINRKVTGAIAQLHFAPTEKAATNLIAEGVPAASIWTTGNTVIDSLLEVVARLEADTAQSAALDAKFGIDTSKRVILVTGHRRESFGGGFQRICVALATLAERDDVQIIYPLHLNPNVKGPVEASLGALERVQLIAPQDYLPFVHLMRRADIILTDSGGVQEEAPSLGKPVLVMRDTTERPEAVDAGTVKLVGTVSDLIVTEVNRLLDDVSAYQAMARAHNPYGDGKAALRIRDAILAHAKTLSRGQA from the coding sequence ATGAAGAAAATATTGATGGTATTTGGCACAAGACCGGAGGCCATCAAGATGGCCCCGGTCTATGAGGCCCTCAAGAAAACACCCGGCCTCAATGTTCGGGTTGCTGTCACCGGCCAGCACCGTGAGATGTTGGACCAGGTCCTTCAATTGTTCGGGATCGTGCCTGACTATGATCTGAACGTCATGAAACCCGGACAGGGCCTTACCGAAATCACCGCATCGGTGCTGGCAGGGCTCAAGCCGATCCTCGAAGAATTTTCGCCGGATCTGATGCTGGTCCACGGCGATACGACGACAACGCTCTCAGCCTCGCTGGCAGCCTATTATCAGCAGATCGCTGTAGGGCATGTCGAAGCCGGTTTGCGCACTGGTGATATCTATTCGCCCTGGCCGGAAGAAATCAATCGCAAAGTTACCGGCGCGATTGCGCAACTGCACTTCGCTCCCACGGAAAAAGCGGCGACTAATCTGATCGCGGAGGGTGTGCCTGCGGCTTCGATTTGGACGACTGGCAACACGGTCATCGATTCATTGCTCGAAGTAGTCGCAAGGCTGGAAGCCGACACGGCGCAGAGCGCTGCATTGGATGCGAAGTTCGGGATCGACACGTCGAAACGCGTGATTCTTGTCACAGGGCACCGGCGCGAAAGCTTCGGCGGCGGCTTTCAGCGGATTTGCGTCGCCCTCGCCACGCTTGCCGAACGTGATGATGTTCAGATCATCTATCCGCTGCACCTGAACCCCAATGTGAAAGGCCCGGTAGAGGCCAGTCTCGGGGCGTTGGAGCGTGTGCAACTGATCGCGCCTCAGGACTACCTGCCCTTTGTCCATCTTATGCGGCGCGCCGACATCATCCTGACAGACTCTGGGGGTGTGCAGGAAGAGGCACCATCTCTGGGCAAGCCAGTACTGGTTATGCGCGACACAACCGAACGGCCCGAAGCAGTGGATGCCGGAACGGTCAAGTTGGTCGGTACCGTTTCTGATCTGATCGTGACAGAGGTAAACCGCTTGCTTGATGACGTTTCAGCCTATCAGGCGATGGCACGCGCCCATAATCCATATGGAGACGGCAAAGCAGCCTTGCGCATCCGTGACGCCATACTCGCCCACGCAAAAACACTTTCTCGAGGTCAAGCATGA
- the wecC gene encoding UDP-N-acetyl-D-mannosamine dehydrogenase, whose translation MNELKFKRISVIGMGYIGLPTAAMFASRKVEVVGVDVNARTVETINRGGIHIVEPDLDMVVHAAVAQGFLRATLTPEPAEAFLIAVPTPFKGAQHEPDLAYIEAASRAIAPVLERGNLVILESTSPVGTTERMAEWLAQARPDLTFPHTHGEASDIRVAHCPERVLPGKVMQELISNDRVIGGMTRHCSELAVRLYKTFVMGDCVIASGPRVAEMCKLTENSFRDVNIAFANELSIICDKLDMDVWELIRLANRHPRVNILQPGPGVGGHCIAVDPWFIVSSAPDEARLIRTAREVNDSKPDWVLNKVREAIGAYLMENPGKTAADVTLAIYGLTFKPDIDDMRESPALAIARRLASDHPGPVLVVEPFIRLLPDHFRNAQLVSQDTAREADIHVMLVNHKAFVKASPHKGDIVDLQGIWAKES comes from the coding sequence ATGAACGAACTGAAATTCAAGCGTATCTCAGTCATCGGCATGGGATACATCGGCCTGCCTACCGCTGCGATGTTTGCCTCGCGAAAGGTCGAGGTGGTTGGGGTAGATGTGAATGCCCGTACGGTTGAGACCATCAATCGCGGCGGCATTCACATCGTAGAACCAGATCTTGACATGGTTGTTCATGCGGCTGTGGCGCAGGGTTTTCTGCGCGCGACTTTGACGCCGGAACCTGCCGAGGCCTTCCTGATTGCGGTCCCCACCCCCTTCAAAGGGGCGCAGCATGAGCCTGATCTAGCCTATATCGAGGCTGCATCCCGCGCGATCGCACCTGTACTAGAACGAGGCAACCTGGTGATCCTGGAGAGTACCTCGCCGGTCGGAACGACCGAGCGGATGGCGGAATGGTTGGCGCAAGCGCGGCCCGACTTGACCTTCCCCCATACCCATGGAGAGGCTTCGGACATCAGGGTCGCGCATTGCCCCGAGCGGGTCCTTCCCGGCAAGGTGATGCAGGAGCTGATCTCCAATGACCGCGTGATTGGCGGCATGACCCGGCATTGTTCAGAACTGGCTGTGCGTCTCTACAAGACCTTCGTAATGGGGGACTGTGTCATCGCCTCGGGCCCGCGCGTCGCGGAGATGTGCAAGCTGACCGAGAACAGCTTTCGTGATGTGAATATCGCCTTCGCCAATGAACTGTCGATAATCTGCGACAAGCTGGACATGGATGTCTGGGAACTGATCCGGCTGGCCAACCGCCACCCCAGGGTGAATATCCTGCAACCGGGGCCAGGCGTCGGCGGGCATTGCATCGCGGTGGACCCCTGGTTCATCGTCTCGTCTGCTCCCGACGAGGCGCGGCTGATCCGTACCGCGCGAGAGGTCAATGACTCGAAACCCGACTGGGTCCTGAACAAGGTGCGCGAAGCCATCGGCGCCTATCTGATGGAGAACCCTGGCAAGACGGCGGCCGATGTGACGCTGGCAATCTATGGCCTGACCTTCAAGCCCGATATCGATGATATGCGCGAGAGTCCGGCGCTGGCGATTGCCAGGCGGCTGGCATCTGACCATCCCGGCCCGGTGCTTGTGGTCGAGCCCTTTATCCGATTGCTACCTGACCACTTTCGAAATGCACAACTAGTTTCGCAAGATACAGCGCGTGAGGCAGATATTCACGTGATGCTCGTTAATCACAAAGCGTTCGTCAAGGCCAGCCCTCACAAGGGCGACATTGTAGACCTCCAGGGAATCTGGGCCAAAGAGTCATGA